TGGGCCCGTTCTGGATCACCATCGCGACGGGCACCACGGCCGTCGCGATGGGGGGCTTGTATTCCAAGCTGTTTCACCTCGAGCTGTCCGTGCACCTGCCCTACGTCACGCTCGGCCTGATCATCTGGAACCTGATCAACGCCGCCATCCTCGAGGGCGCCGACGTGTTCGTCGCCAACGAGGGCCTGATCAAGCAGCTGCCGACCCCGCTCTCCGTGCACGTCTACCGGTTGGTGTGGCGGCAGATCATCCTGTTCGCGCACAACATCGTCATCTACGTGGTGATCGCGTTCATCTTCCCCAAGCCGTGGTCGTGGGCCGACCTGTCGGTGCTCCCGGCGCTGGGACTGATCGTGCTCAATTGCATATGGGTGTCGCTGTGTTTCGGCATCCTGGCGACGCGCTACCGCGACATCGGCCCGCTGCTGTTCTCGGTGGTGCAGCTGCTGTTCTTCATGACCCCGATCATCTGGAAC
This genomic window from Mycobacterium saskatchewanense contains:
- the wzm gene encoding galactan export ABC transporter permease subunit Wzm/RfbD produces the protein MTFIDAAAQSKTLARARADLVDGFRRHELWLHLGWQDIKQRYRRSVLGPFWITIATGTTAVAMGGLYSKLFHLELSVHLPYVTLGLIIWNLINAAILEGADVFVANEGLIKQLPTPLSVHVYRLVWRQIILFAHNIVIYVVIAFIFPKPWSWADLSVLPALGLIVLNCIWVSLCFGILATRYRDIGPLLFSVVQLLFFMTPIIWNDDTLRQQGAGRWSSIVELNPLLHYLDIVRAPLLGAHQEMRHWVVVVALTVVGWLLAAFAMRQYRARVAYWV